The Nitrospirota bacterium nucleotide sequence ACAGGATTTTCTCCGCAAGATGACCGAGATGAATCGAGATGGGACCCTGGCGATCACCATCTACCATTCGTTGCAGAAGGAAGTTCTCGCGCTGACGCGATTCGCCTGGCGCTGCCGGCAATGCGGCAGACTGTACCAACGACAACGACGGACGATTCAGCCGCGGCGGCACCATTGCGGTATCTGCCGCGGAGCGCTACAAGAATTGCGGTCGGTAGGTCAGACCCAGCTCGAGACACCGCCACCAACACCAGCCCCCACTCTGTTGCAGCGGATTCAATTATCGTTTAGGTTCTAAGCAGGATGCTGAAACAATTCGCCAGCATCGTTCTCGCATCGTTCAGACCCTCAACGTACCCTGCGGGTACGCCTCGGCCCTTCACTCGCTACGGCCTTGCTGGACGAACTGTTTGAGCATCCTGCATGCTGTTGTCATGAATATTTTTCGGTGACTGTTAGAGCTGTGGGTGCGAGATTTACCTATGCCCTTGTCTGCCAAGGGCAGAATTGACTAGACTGCTGGCCTATTAGAAGACGTGAAAGGACGAGAACCATGGCAGACAGTCAGGATGAGCGAAACGGGAAAGCCTATAGCCTCTATACCTCCATCAGGCGATACTTTGAACCGCTCCGGCAACATTGGGATAAGCTGTCGGCTGAGGAGCAGGGGGTGGTGATTCAGGAAGTGGAAGCCTTCTTGAACTCGGTTCGTCCGTCCGACAATCAACGTCCAAGCTGAGCCTTCCCGGTTACTCTTCCGGAATCCCGCCCAGTCGAACCATACGACTGCCATATCGTTCGATCAGTCCATCTAGAGCTTCGATCGCCTGAGTTTGGCGTTGTGTAAAGAGCGAGTCTGTCGCTGGTACGAGGCCGGACAGCGACAAGCCCACCAATCGATAGCGGGTCTGCGGTCTGGCCAGGCTCTGGAGTGCAGACTGGACGGCCGTCCACATGGCAGGATCGTAGTTGAGCGGATGCCCAAATTGCTGCTGTCGCGTGGTGATTTGGAACGTGGCATCTTTGAGTTTGACGGTGAACGATCCCGCCGCCAGTCCTTGCACGCGCAGGTCGTGCGCCAAGGTCCCGAGAAAACTTTTGATCGTCAGTTCCAGGAAGGCCAGATCGCTGGTGTCCTGTTCGAACGTCGTTTCATGCCCGAGGCTTTTGGAGGCTCGATCGACTACCACCGGGTCGCGATCGATTCCTTGTGCCACTTCCTGCCACGCGAGAAGGCGGGTGCCCCATTGTTGTCGAAGAAACGGCTCATGTTGTGGATCGAGCAGGTCGCCGACGCAGTGGATGCCGAGCCCATTCAACATGACCGCAGACTTCGGTCCGATGCCCGGCAGGTCGCGCACCGGACGCGCCGCCAGAAACGCCGCTTCCGTTCCCGGCTCGATCACCGCCAGTCCGTCCGGCTTATGGGCATCCGCAGCCACCTTGGCCACAGTCTTTCCGGTGGCAAGCGCCACCGTGCAACGGAGCCCCGTGGCGTCGAAGATCGCGTCCTTCACACATTGGCCCAGGCTGGACGGATCTGGATAGAGCGACTGCATGTCCGTCGTTTCCGCGTAAAACTCATCGATGCTCGTCCATTCGGTGACGGGGAGCAGGCGGTTGATGACGGCCTGCATCTGTTCATGCAGCCGTTGATAGAGCGGCCGATCCGGGGGGACAAGAATGAGGTCTGGGCAGAGGCGCCGTGCTTCGCCGGTCGGCATGGCCGAGCGGACGCCGAACGAACGGGCGGCATAACTGGCGGCGGCGATGATGCCTCGCGGAGAGGATCCACCGACGGCGACTGGTTTGCCCGCAAGACTTGGGTCTGCCAGGACGGCGGCTGAGGCGAACATGGCATCCACGTCTCCGAAGAGAATCTGACGAGACCAGCGCATGGATCATCTCCGGTACGTCGTTCGTGAAGCGTCGTTCGTCTCTCGTCCGAAGAAAAGAGCGTATAGCCTATAGCGTATGGCTAGGAGTCAGAGCTGGAGCTGCCGAAACCAATGATCAACTTCTCTTCCAACAGACGGTGATTTTTCCGAGCCATCAGCTATAAGCCATACGCTATCAGCTCCGTCCTCACACGAGATACGTTTCACGAGGAACGCTTCACGGTCTTTGTGTTGGCGAATTGTTTGAGCATCCTGCTTAGAACCTAAACGATAGTTGAATCCGCTGCAACAGAGTGAGAGTGGGGGCTGGTGTTGGCGGCGGTGCCTCAATCTGGGTCTGACCTACTGGCCGCAATTCTTGTAGCGCTCCGCGGCAGATACCGCAATGGTGCCGCCGCGGTTGAATCGACCGTCGTTGTCGTTGGTATAGCCTGCCGCATTGCCGGCAGCGCCAGGCGAATCGCGTCAGCGCGAGAACTTCCTTCTGCAACGAATGGTAGATGGTGATCGCCAGAGCCCCATCCCTGTTCATCTCGGTCATCTTGCGGAGAAAATCCTGTCGATGATTTGGCCGCCGCTTGAGGATGTCGAACTGCCATTGATGAATCATTTCGTGCGCGAGTGTATTCACGATCTCCTGCTCCCCATACTCGGTTGCCTGGACGACCTGGTGGAGCAAGGGAAGCGAGAGGCGAATCTCACGCTTGGTTGGCGGGCGAAGACCCTCCTGATCCAGCCGTGGTTTCGGCCCTCGACGACTCACGAACATACCGACCGAGGAGGTCAATCGGCGGCTCCAGACGAGATCGATCGGAGGGAGCAGACCTTCGAAATAGCGGCCGTTCAGTTCGACCCACATCCGGGTCAGCTGCTGTGAGGTTACTGGAGGGGCTTGGCGTGGGGCCATAGGACGGGGGTTACCCCAATTCTTCGTGCACGGCCGCGGCGAGCAACGGCACCATGATTTCGTGGTGGCCGATGAGGGAGTAACCCTTCCCGCCCTTCTGGGTCGGTCGCCGTACCACGTTGGTAAGCGGGCGGTAGTGAGCGAGGAAGTCCATGTTCACGGTCGTAATGTTGGTCAGATCATGGCCCAAATTGCGTCCCAGCGACACCGCCTTGAGGAAGACTTCCGGCAAAATGACGGCAGAGCCGATATTGAGGTAGACGCCGCCCTCCATGCCAGACACGACGGCAGCAAGCCGGCGAAAGTCCAGGAGCGACGTTGCGCCAATGGCGGCTCCGTCCGCGGAAGGATGCATATGGATGATGTCGGTCCCGATCGCCACATGCACAGTCACAGGAATGCCAAGCCGTGCTCCGGTCGCGAGGATGCTCGTCTCGCGGTTGGGAAACTGTCCCTGGCGCCGGTTGATGTAGTGGCCGACCGATTCGCCGAGCCCCTCGCGATCGTGGGCCCCGCGGACGATCGCTTCGTTCAGCATGCGGCCGGTTTCTTCCGCCATACCGAAGCGTCCCGCGTCGATCTCTGCGTCGACTTCCTCGGAGGTGTGGCCCATGAGCGCTAATTCGAAATCGTGAATGATCCCGGCGCCGTTCATGGCCACGGCCGATACGATTCCTTGCTGCATCAGGTCCACGAGAATCGGATTCAATCCGACCTTGACGACGTGGGCGCCGATGCCCACGATGACCGGCCGGCCCTTGCGATGGGCCTTAGCGATAGCTTTGGCGACCGCGCGCAACGTTTTCACGCCGAGGATATCCGGCAGCGAGCGATAGAACTGGCTGAAGCTGCCTCCACGGTGCCAGGGGCGGGCAAAGTCGGAGACACGAACCTTACTGTGCCGCTTTTTGAGCGGATAGGTCGTGAGATCCGTCACATTGATCGGCGCGATCAGCTTCGGGGTCGTAATGGGGGGCCGTTGCCGGTCAGGAGGCTTTGCCAAGGAGCTGTTCCTCAATGAGTTCACACAGGACGTGGCCGAGCGTGATGTGACTTTCTTGAATGCGGGCCGTCACGGTCGAAGGTACGACGAAGGGGTATTCCACCAGCCCGGCCAGTTTTCCACCGGTTCCACCGGTCCACCCGATGGTCGTGAGGCCGCAAGCCCGCGCGGCCTCCACACCCTTTAAGACGTTCGGCGAATTGCCGCTGGTGCTGATGGCAATGGCGATGTCGCCTTTCTGGCCATGGGCGCGCACCTGCCGGGCAAAGAGTTCCTCGAAGCCGTAGTCGTTGGCGATGCAGGTGATGGCGGCAATATCGGTGGCCAGCGCGATGGCCGGGAGCGGGGCCCGCTCGCGTTTATAACGGCCGACGAATTCGGCTGCGAGATGGGCCGCATCCGTGGCGCTGCCACCGTTGCCGAACAATAAGACTTTGCGTCCTTGGCGAAAGGCCTCGACCATTAAGGTTGCGACCTGCGCGATGCGATCGACATGGTCGCGCGCGAACTGTTGCTTGACGGATGCGCTGTCGGCAAAGGCACTGAGTATAAGATCTTTCATGGGACGCGATTCTAGGCAACCCTCCGTCACCTGTCAAACGTGACGTGACGACCAATCACGACTTGATGGTGGTGAGGGGACCGGTCTGCCGGATGGCGCTCATCGCCAAGGCGATCATGGAGCCGACATCGGAGACCGTCGCAGGCAGGATCAACGTGTTGGTCGTCTTCGCCAACTCGCCGAACTTGGTGATGTACTGTTCTGCCACGCGTAGCTGGACGGCTTCCTGACCGCCCGGAATCTGGATCGTTTCTGCGACCTTGCGAAGTCCCTCAGCCGTGGCCTGCGCAATGGCGAGGATGGCCGATGCCGCTCCCTCTGCCTCGTTGATCTGCTGCTGTTTCTTGGCCTCGGAGGCTTTGATCACTTGTTGCTTCTCGCCCTCGGCCTGGTTGATGGCTGCGTCGCGCTCGCCTTCCGACGTGAGAATCACCGCCCGCTTCTCCCGCTCTGCCCGCATCTGCTTTTCCATGGCGTCCAACACGCCCTTCGGGGGGGTGATGTTCTTGATTTCGTAGCGGAGGACTTTGACGCCCCAGGGATCTGAGGCCTTGTCGAGTTCGTTGACGACCTGGATATTGATGTTCGTCCGCTCTTCGAATGTCCGGTCGAGCTCAATCTTGCCCATCTCGCTTCGCAACGTGGTCTGCGCCAGTTGGATCAGCGCAAAATTGTAGTCGCTGATGCCGTACGACGCGCGCTGAGGGTTCAAGACCTTGAGGTACAAGATGCCGTCCACCGACACCTGCACGTTATCGCGCGTGATACAGACTTGCTCGGGGATGTCGATGGCCGTTTCCTTGAGCGAATGTTTATAGCGAATACGGTCGATGAAGGGGAGGAGGATATGAAACCCTGCATCCAGTGAGGCGGCGTATTTGCCGAGTCGCTCGACCACATAGGCGCTTTGCTGCGGCACGACCACGGCGGTTTTGCCAATGACGATCAACACCAGCAAGGCTAAGACCAGCATGACAAAGAGTCCTTCGCTCATCGTGCACTCCTTCGTGTTCGTTCCGGGTTTCCCCTGCCTATTCCGCTGATATCCAGATGGTGAGTCCCTCGACCCGCTCGACTGTGCATCGTTGACCCTTTGTCAAAGGGACCGTCCCGGCATTGTGGGCAGTCCAGGAGGTGCCGCGCAGCTCAGCTTTGCCGGTGGCGCCTGGCAGCAAGTCTTCAATTGGGATCGCGCTTTCTCCCGCGAGTGAATCCACGGCAGGCAGGTCCTTGTCCTGTCTGTTGATCCAGGCCAATAACGGTCCGCGGAAAACCAGCAAGGATAGGATCGCGAGTCCTGAGAACAAGAGCCACTGGAGCCATTCTGCTTGGGCGAATCCCAGCCAGGTGAGACTGCCGACGATCAGAGCCGCTAACCCAAAGAAGAGAATGTAGAAGCCCCCCGGCGTGATCATTTCGACGCCGAGCAAGACGAGGCCGAGGAACATCCAATACCACCAGATCATCGGGGGACCTCATTGAGTATTCGAAAGAGTTGCGAGGGATGTCGCGCGTCAGGAAAGTCTAAGCGCGTTTCCGGAGACCGTCAAGCAGAACGCACGTTGCTTGACCATGAATCGATGGCTCAGAGTGGCGAAGACTCATGGGGCGGTCGAGCGGCCGATGCGGAGGTTGGGGCCTTGAGCGACGCGACCTGTCTGCGCGAAGCCGCTTCGGCGAAGGCAGGGTATGAAGCCGGAAGGAATTTGCGCCGTCCTATGGTATAGTCCGCGCCCAATGGCGCATGACCAACCAGTGAAAGCATTAGTGATCGCCCTCACCGGCCATACGGCGGCGGCGGTCTATTCGATTAATCGTCTGCAGCCGGACTCGCTTTGCTTTGTGTTGCCGGAAGGGGCGAAGGCGCTCGTTGAAGCCGATGTGCAACCGAAGATTGAACATATGCCCAGACGGTGGGATTGGGTGGTACTGGCGGAGACCGACGAATTTGTCGGCTGTTATCGGGCGCTTGCGCAGGCGCTCCCGGAGATGTTGCATACGTGGGATGTGCAGCCAGGCGAGCTCGTCGTCGATGTGACCGGGGCGACTCCGGCCATGGCGGGTGCGCTCACGCTGGCCACCTTGTCTCTCAGTTCGCGGATCGTCTCGCTCGTGCCGGCGAGAGAGGGACAGGAAGAGGACCGGATCGATATCGCCGGACTGCCGTTCCTCTGGACGCAGGGCAATCCCTGGGATGAAGCGGCCTCGGTCTCGCGCCGCGAGGGCTGTGAGCTGTTCAATCGGGGATTGTTTGCCGCATCGGCAAAGCTGTTTCGCGAGCTCGAAGCCAGGGTGAGCGGGGGGCAGAAGCCGCTCTATCGCGCCTTTGCAGATCTGGCAGATGGCTACGATCTCTGGGAGCGATTTCAGTACCGTCAGGCCTGGGAGAAATTAAAGCACGCCGTGAAGGCTTTCGAGATGGCGGCATTGTGGGGCGGACCGCCAGGACTCAAAGCTGTCCTTCCCCCGATCAAAGCGAATGCGGGATTCCTCGAAAAGCTCGTGCTCGATCCTGCTCCGGTCAAAGACATGCAGCCTATCGATTTGCTGGCCCATGCCGGTCGGCGACTGCGTGGCGCGCATGATCCGGAGACCGCGATGGTCTCGTTGGTTCGTGCGCTCGAAGCCTTTGCCCAACGACAACTGTTCAAGCAACACCAGATTAAAACCTGGGACGTGCTGCCGGAGCAATTGCCGGAGGCGCTACGAGAAACCTGCCGGACTTGCTGGCTGGAAGACCTCGACGGCAAGTACAAATTGCCCCTGCAGGCGCAGTTTCGGGTATTGGCCGGATTGGGCGACCAGATGGGCCAAGCCTTTCTGCGTGAGTGGCCGACGATGAAACCTCTGCTCGACGCGGCCAGTCATGCCGTCCTCGGCCATGGCTTCGAGCCGGTCAAGGCCGAGCGGGTCCAGCAGTTGTACGACGTCGTGTTGAGACTCACGGGTGTGCATGAGGCGTCGCTCCCGAAGTTTCCGACGCTGAACGTCTAAAGAGCTTATGGCGTATGGCTGGTAGCGTATAGCACGAACAAAGACAAAATTAAAAATGGCATTCAGATTTGAAACGTTGGAAATTTGGCAGTTAGCCAAGGAGTACGCGACAAGGATCTATGCCGTAACCGCTAAGTTTCCTAGACATGAAGACTATGGATTAAAATCCCAGCTGAATCGGGCAGTGAATTCAATCGCGCTCAATATCGCGGAGGGGACGGCCAAAAACAGTAACAAAGCATTCGACTATCAGTTGGAGATTGCCCTGGGGTCAACTTTTGAAGTGGTTGCCGGGGCGTTCTTGCAAGGATCGAGCGTACATCACAGAGATAGAACATCGTGCCTTATATGAGGATGGACAGCGGCTTGCGAAAAGTATCAACGCTTTTAGAAACACGCTGTTGATATCGTAATGTTCGACTCTTTCCCGTGGTTCGGATTATTGTCCAGGCCATTAGCCATACGCCATAAACTCTTATTCGGCCATTCGCTCTTATGGAAATTAGGATCTACTACGAAGACACCGACTGTGGCGGGGTCGTGTACTACGCCAACTATCTGAAGTATTTCGAGCGGGCTCGTACCGAGTATCTTGAATCGCGCGGCCAGTCGGTTGCGGCGTTAATGGAGCAGGGTACCGTCTTTGTTGTGGTGCATGCCGAAGCTGACTACCGCTCACCAGGCCGGTATGGAGAAACATTGGTGATAGAAACCAGCGTGACCGATGTGACTCCGGCCTCGTTCACTTTTTCCCATGTGCTGCGCGAGAAGGCGAGCGGGCGGGTTGTGGTGGAAGGCTCAGCCCGCCTCGCGGCAACGGATGGCAATGGTAAAGTACAGCGCCTCGATAAGGCGATGGTCGCCGCACTACAGTCTGAGCCGCGTTCGGCTTGAAGTCGTCGTTCGTGAAGCGTGAAGCGCAAGACGGAAGTGGTCGTCATGCTTTGCGAGATACGAGTGACGCTTCACGAGAGACGTGTGAAGCGAAGGAGTCACTAAATGGACAAGCTCGGAACCTGGCTCGCCATCACCGGCGTCGCGATAGGATTTATGGTACTCGGTTGGCTGCTGTTTTCTGATAATCCGTCGGATAAGAACAAGAAGAAGCCGTAGCTCACTCGCAAGCAGTCCGTCCCCGCTCAGTCTTCACCATCGCCAGAGCTACCTAACAAGGTTGTGGTTCAGCGGCGGGCCGCCCAGCGGGCCGTCCGCTGCAAGCGCTTGTTAGGTGGGGCTCGGGATAGCGTTTCATCACAGCGTCCTCCCTTTGCGATCGCGCCTATCGAGAGTTGCCTGCGCGTCAATCGTGGTTACGTGCGTTGTGGCGACAGGCACCTCAAACCCAACGATCTCTGCGGCGGGGTACTTATGCTGCAGGTGCGCGAGCAAGGCAGCGTCCTCCCGACGGTCGATTGGGCCTTCGACAATTAGCCAGCCGCCCTTCGTCGAGGCTTCCAGGACGTCAAGAACGCAGCGCGGGGGAAGCGAGGCCCACATTGCACTCTTGGCGAACCTGCTGTACCTGGGTGAGAAGTGGTTCGGAAGTAGATTGATCCCCTCGTCCACTTCGATCATCACTCCGTCTAGCGACGCACAGCGGTAGAAGTCGCCGAGTCCAGCATATGCGCACTTGCGCAGCGTCCCCGACGCGGTGCGCACACATCGGGTACCCAGCAGGGTCGATGTGATCTGTTCGAAGACACCATGGACAAATGGTCCGAGGTCAGCGCGATACCAGAGGAGGCGATAGTCGTCAGTGCCGGCAAGAGCCTCAAGCTGTACAACCGCGCCCGTAATCTCGGCTGACAGGGTGTTGTGCTTCTCAAGCGTCGTTTCAATCGTCTGTTGGTCACCCGGTCGCACCGACTTCATGGCCTTACGGAGCGACGCATCGAGGCGCCTCGACTTCACTTCTACGAACAGACGCTCGCCGTCCCTCTGAGCGAGCAGGTCCGGCCTCTTGTCAGTTGACACGGTCAGCTGCTCGACTACGAACCCGAGTCGCTGCAGCATGTCACGAACATGCTCTTGGTCGTGATCGCGCATTCCCTCTACCTAACTATGTATTATCTGGTTCCGTATAAGATGCCACACGTTTTAAGGCAGCGGATAAGGCCCGTACGGTATCCTGCCAGGATTGGCGCTCTAAGTCCAAGGGTGTTCTTGTCGGTTTTGCGACGTTAGGAGTGGGGCTTCGCGAAGCCGTCTATCCGGAGACTCTCTGCTACGTTCCGTCCATCGACGTACACATCG carries:
- a CDS encoding DNA polymerase IV, which produces MRWSRQILFGDVDAMFASAAVLADPSLAGKPVAVGGSSPRGIIAAASYAARSFGVRSAMPTGEARRLCPDLILVPPDRPLYQRLHEQMQAVINRLLPVTEWTSIDEFYAETTDMQSLYPDPSSLGQCVKDAIFDATGLRCTVALATGKTVAKVAADAHKPDGLAVIEPGTEAAFLAARPVRDLPGIGPKSAVMLNGLGIHCVGDLLDPQHEPFLRQQWGTRLLAWQEVAQGIDRDPVVVDRASKSLGHETTFEQDTSDLAFLELTIKSFLGTLAHDLRVQGLAAGSFTVKLKDATFQITTRQQQFGHPLNYDPAMWTAVQSALQSLARPQTRYRLVGLSLSGLVPATDSLFTQRQTQAIEALDGLIERYGSRMVRLGGIPEE
- a CDS encoding SprT-like domain-containing protein; the protein is MWVELNGRYFEGLLPPIDLVWSRRLTSSVGMFVSRRGPKPRLDQEGLRPPTKREIRLSLPLLHQVVQATEYGEQEIVNTLAHEMIHQWQFDILKRRPNHRQDFLRKMTEMNRDGALAITIYHSLQKEVLALTRFAWRCRQCGRLYQRQRRSIQPRRHHCGICRGALQELRPVGQTQIEAPPPTPAPTLTLLQRIQLSFRF
- a CDS encoding SIS domain-containing protein, translating into MKDLILSAFADSASVKQQFARDHVDRIAQVATLMVEAFRQGRKVLLFGNGGSATDAAHLAAEFVGRYKRERAPLPAIALATDIAAITCIANDYGFEELFARQVRAHGQKGDIAIAISTSGNSPNVLKGVEAARACGLTTIGWTGGTGGKLAGLVEYPFVVPSTVTARIQESHITLGHVLCELIEEQLLGKAS
- a CDS encoding stomatin-like protein translates to MSEGLFVMLVLALLVLIVIGKTAVVVPQQSAYVVERLGKYAASLDAGFHILLPFIDRIRYKHSLKETAIDIPEQVCITRDNVQVSVDGILYLKVLNPQRASYGISDYNFALIQLAQTTLRSEMGKIELDRTFEERTNINIQVVNELDKASDPWGVKVLRYEIKNITPPKGVLDAMEKQMRAEREKRAVILTSEGERDAAINQAEGEKQQVIKASEAKKQQQINEAEGAASAILAIAQATAEGLRKVAETIQIPGGQEAVQLRVAEQYITKFGELAKTTNTLILPATVSDVGSMIALAMSAIRQTGPLTTIKS
- a CDS encoding NfeD family protein, with the translated sequence MIWWYWMFLGLVLLGVEMITPGGFYILFFGLAALIVGSLTWLGFAQAEWLQWLLFSGLAILSLLVFRGPLLAWINRQDKDLPAVDSLAGESAIPIEDLLPGATGKAELRGTSWTAHNAGTVPLTKGQRCTVERVEGLTIWISAE
- a CDS encoding TIGR02710 family CRISPR-associated CARF protein; protein product: MAHDQPVKALVIALTGHTAAAVYSINRLQPDSLCFVLPEGAKALVEADVQPKIEHMPRRWDWVVLAETDEFVGCYRALAQALPEMLHTWDVQPGELVVDVTGATPAMAGALTLATLSLSSRIVSLVPAREGQEEDRIDIAGLPFLWTQGNPWDEAASVSRREGCELFNRGLFAASAKLFRELEARVSGGQKPLYRAFADLADGYDLWERFQYRQAWEKLKHAVKAFEMAALWGGPPGLKAVLPPIKANAGFLEKLVLDPAPVKDMQPIDLLAHAGRRLRGAHDPETAMVSLVRALEAFAQRQLFKQHQIKTWDVLPEQLPEALRETCRTCWLEDLDGKYKLPLQAQFRVLAGLGDQMGQAFLREWPTMKPLLDAASHAVLGHGFEPVKAERVQQLYDVVLRLTGVHEASLPKFPTLNV
- a CDS encoding YbgC/FadM family acyl-CoA thioesterase, which translates into the protein MEIRIYYEDTDCGGVVYYANYLKYFERARTEYLESRGQSVAALMEQGTVFVVVHAEADYRSPGRYGETLVIETSVTDVTPASFTFSHVLREKASGRVVVEGSARLAATDGNGKVQRLDKAMVAALQSEPRSA